TGCGGTACATGAAATCGTCGAGCAGCGCGTTGCCGGGCCCGGTGTCGCAGGCGATCAGCGTATCGTTGCCGTCGATATAGGTGATGTTGGAGACGCCGCCGATATTGACCACGACGATCGGCCCTTCGCGCGCCAGCGAGTTGGCGAGCGCGCGGTGATAGACCGGCACCAAGGGCGCGCCCTGCCCGCCGGCCTCGACGTCGGCAGCGCGGAAATCATGCATCACCGGAATATGGATCGCCTTGGCCAGCGCCGGCGCATCGCCGATCTGCACCGTCAGCCGCTTTTCGGGCCGGTGCAGCACCGTCTGGCCGTGGAAGCCGACGATGTCGATATCCTCCGGCTTCATGCGGTTTTGGGCGATGAAGGCGGCCACCGCTTCGGCATGAGCCTGCGTCACGGCGCGCTCGGCTTCGGCCAGAACGCCTTGCCGGGAATCGCGCTGCGACAGGTGCACGGCTTCGCTCAAGGCCTGGCGCAGCAGATTGCGCTCCGGGGGGCCATAGGGCCGGTAGCCGGACGGTCCGAACGCCTTCACCTGCTTTCCGTCGGTTTCGATCAGCGCGACATCCACCCCGTCCAGCGAGGTGCCGCTCATCAAACCGAGTGCCGTCAACATCATGGATCAGCGTCCTCAACAGACCCGCTCTGGCATGCCGATCTTGTGCCAGAGGGACACATCTTATAATGCCACAGCGCCAAATGGCGGGCGGCAATCGAGTTCCCACGGAAGATCCTTAAATTGCCCCCAAAACAGTAAACCAAGAATTGTCAGGCACGCCGACAAATGACTGCATTTAAATCGGATTTCCTCAATACCCTGCAGGAACGTGGATTCATCCATCAGTGCTCCGATTTCGAGGGGCTGGACGCGCTCGCCGCCAAGGGCGAAGCGACCACCTATGTCGGCTACGATTGCACCGCCCGCTCGCTGCATATCGGCAACTACCTGACCATGATGATGCTGTACTGGCTCCAGCAGTCCGGCAACAAGCCGATTACGCTGATGGGCGGGGGCACCACCATGGTGGGCGATCCCTCCGGCAAGGACGAGACGCGCGCAATGCGCACGGTCGCCGAGATCGAGGCCAACAAGGAATCGATCCGCGGCGTGTTCGCAAAGGTGCTGCATTACGGCGAGGGCAAGAGCGACGCCGTCATGCTCGACAATGCCGAGTGGCTGACCAAGCTGAACTGGATCGAGATGCTGCGCGACGTCGGCCGGCACTTCTCGGTCAACCGCATGCTGACCATGGATTCCGTGCGGCTTCGCCTTGAGCGCGAGCAGGAGATGAGCTTCATCGAGTTCAACTACATGGTCTGCCAGGCCTACGACTTCGTCGAACTCGCCAGGCGCACCGGCTGCCGCTTGCAGATGGGCGGCTCGGACCAGTGGGGCAACATCATCATGGGCGTCGATCTCGGCCGCCGCATGGGCACCCATCAGCTGTTCGCGCTGACGACGCCGCTGCTGACGACCGCGTCCGGCGCCAAGATGGGCAAGACCGCGCAGGGCGCGGTCTGGCTCAACGCCGACCAGTTCGCGCCGTATGATTTCTGGCAGTACTGGCGCAACACCGAGGACGCCGACGTCGGCAAATTCCTGAAGCTGTTCACGACGCTGCCGATAGCTGAGATCAAGAAGCTCGAGGCGCTCGGCGGCTCGGAGATCAACGAGGCCAAGAAGGTGCTGGCGACCGAGGCGACCGCGCTGCTGCACGGCCGCGATGCCGCGAACGAAGCCGCCGAAACCGCGCGCCGCACCTTCGAGGAAGGCGCGCTCGCCGAAAGCCTGCCGACGGTGGAAATTCCGCGCGGCGAACTGGACGCCGGGCTCGGTGTGCTCAACGCCTTCGTCAAGGCGGGCCTCGTCGCCTCCAACGGCGAAGCCCGACGCCAGATCAAGGGCGGCGGCCTGCGTG
This genomic stretch from Bradyrhizobium sp. CCGB12 harbors:
- a CDS encoding anhydro-N-acetylmuramic acid kinase produces the protein MMLTALGLMSGTSLDGVDVALIETDGKQVKAFGPSGYRPYGPPERNLLRQALSEAVHLSQRDSRQGVLAEAERAVTQAHAEAVAAFIAQNRMKPEDIDIVGFHGQTVLHRPEKRLTVQIGDAPALAKAIHIPVMHDFRAADVEAGGQGAPLVPVYHRALANSLAREGPIVVVNIGGVSNITYIDGNDTLIACDTGPGNALLDDFMYRTMNQAFDAEGKFAALGKVDEAWIARALQLPFFAAPPPKSLDRNDFAALRLGDVAPADGAATLTAFTAAAIGRIISLLPRRPRSWIVCGGGARNLTMLRMLRERVGSATVEAAEALGWASDAIEAQAFGFLAARGLKGLPLSYPATTGVPMPMTGGVIARP
- the tyrS gene encoding tyrosine--tRNA ligase; amino-acid sequence: MTAFKSDFLNTLQERGFIHQCSDFEGLDALAAKGEATTYVGYDCTARSLHIGNYLTMMMLYWLQQSGNKPITLMGGGTTMVGDPSGKDETRAMRTVAEIEANKESIRGVFAKVLHYGEGKSDAVMLDNAEWLTKLNWIEMLRDVGRHFSVNRMLTMDSVRLRLEREQEMSFIEFNYMVCQAYDFVELARRTGCRLQMGGSDQWGNIIMGVDLGRRMGTHQLFALTTPLLTTASGAKMGKTAQGAVWLNADQFAPYDFWQYWRNTEDADVGKFLKLFTTLPIAEIKKLEALGGSEINEAKKVLATEATALLHGRDAANEAAETARRTFEEGALAESLPTVEIPRGELDAGLGVLNAFVKAGLVASNGEARRQIKGGGLRVNDEPVTDEKMMLTPADLTPEGVIKLSFGKKKHVLIRPA